From Pseudobdellovibrio exovorus JSS, a single genomic window includes:
- a CDS encoding hybrid sensor histidine kinase/response regulator: MKTLKSITREFYRSQNLVLNNSILRIQSFSEISSLVRSNNRHARDVVSQIVSSTMFQRATLYSLTDRSGADKLPVLKRIRTFKTANDSLPDTKSPDMSSSFLRRKIKKMLDENLLNTVAVSYTENSNSIAFISRASSNRRDFIVFQSSLQDFLKDWPNDRELVAIIKDSQTNFEVLVRQDKDHQFQFVTTPQAISEAQHKNKFLIYSHYLVNESYGISIDWFQNTNNRPSNYVLMIAFFGFSISLLTALFLGFILDQNKRIYKLVISRTEELELAMNQAQEANLAKTRFLANMSHELRTPLNLILGMVELLQNTNQDRKAREYLKNMQTAGEHLLNLITDLLSMSKEEASDVEINQAPISIPTFFEEIGRIIGPECRKKNLDFYMNISQEIPMSLVGDPVKIRQILLNLLRNSLKYTHTGSVSLEVEVLQREVSMDGLFHLRFHVHDTGVGIPTSKMNLIFDRFFQIEGSKMLAEGGVGLGLSIVKDLVSKMHGNITVKSEVGQGSTFTVDLDLETRQPDPWIQQYQLDKPLINRLAVVTDNADSFNVINSILPTHVLTISHYPEKLFLDLNTDEKNNLKAFDQIILFRVKKETTEYLFKSYPDKKIILIGHDLDLTSEIRSSKQVHIMGDTPIMHSQLFDALDFRSSKKKDSALISVESTEPSKTTAFPKNQVLSILVVDDDAGNRELLRAYLESPNFKVSFAKDGQEAFELFQNNLTDVVIADLRMPIMNGFELAEAIRHYENKTSQRTPTPVILLTADALESTSNEAKKYAIHVFLTKPIRRSKLLNAIYDVTQNRNTSNA, encoded by the coding sequence ATGAAAACACTAAAATCCATCACACGTGAATTTTATCGCAGCCAAAACCTTGTCCTCAACAATAGTATCCTGAGGATACAGTCCTTTTCTGAAATTTCGAGTTTAGTCCGCTCTAATAACAGACATGCGCGAGATGTTGTTTCACAAATAGTCTCGAGTACCATGTTTCAAAGAGCCACTTTGTATTCATTAACTGATAGATCTGGGGCTGATAAACTTCCCGTCCTTAAACGTATTCGCACTTTTAAAACAGCAAATGATTCTCTTCCAGATACGAAAAGTCCGGACATGTCGTCTTCTTTTCTTCGTCGCAAGATCAAAAAAATGCTAGACGAAAACCTTCTAAACACAGTTGCCGTCAGTTACACTGAAAACTCAAATTCTATAGCTTTTATTTCCCGCGCTAGTTCAAACCGACGTGATTTTATTGTGTTTCAATCATCCTTACAGGATTTTTTAAAAGACTGGCCGAATGATAGAGAACTCGTGGCTATTATCAAAGATAGCCAGACAAACTTTGAAGTCCTTGTTCGACAGGATAAAGATCATCAATTCCAGTTCGTCACTACACCTCAAGCTATTTCAGAAGCACAACATAAAAATAAATTTCTTATCTACAGTCACTACTTGGTAAATGAGTCTTACGGGATTTCTATCGATTGGTTCCAGAATACCAATAACCGCCCATCCAACTATGTCCTGATGATCGCTTTCTTTGGATTTTCCATCTCGCTTTTAACAGCTCTGTTCTTAGGTTTTATTCTAGATCAAAATAAACGTATTTATAAACTGGTGATCAGCAGAACTGAGGAACTTGAACTGGCCATGAATCAGGCGCAGGAAGCCAATTTAGCCAAGACCCGTTTCCTCGCGAATATGAGTCATGAGCTCCGCACTCCTTTAAATCTGATTTTGGGCATGGTTGAGCTTTTACAAAATACCAATCAGGATCGTAAAGCCCGCGAATATCTTAAAAACATGCAGACTGCTGGCGAACATCTTTTAAACCTCATCACGGATCTTCTTTCTATGTCGAAAGAAGAAGCTTCAGATGTCGAGATCAATCAGGCTCCGATATCTATACCGACATTTTTTGAGGAAATTGGCCGGATTATTGGGCCAGAGTGCCGCAAGAAAAATCTAGATTTCTATATGAATATCTCGCAGGAGATTCCAATGTCTCTGGTCGGTGATCCTGTAAAAATCCGCCAGATTCTTTTAAACCTTTTAAGAAATTCTTTAAAATACACGCATACAGGTTCTGTTTCTTTAGAAGTCGAAGTTCTGCAACGGGAAGTCTCGATGGATGGTCTATTCCATCTTCGTTTCCATGTACATGATACTGGTGTTGGCATACCGACTAGTAAGATGAATTTAATTTTCGATCGTTTCTTTCAAATTGAAGGGTCAAAAATGCTCGCCGAAGGCGGAGTTGGCCTTGGGCTTTCTATTGTGAAAGATCTTGTATCAAAAATGCATGGTAACATTACCGTTAAATCAGAAGTTGGACAGGGTTCAACCTTTACTGTCGATTTAGATTTGGAGACTCGTCAGCCTGATCCATGGATTCAACAATATCAATTAGATAAACCCCTTATTAATCGACTTGCCGTCGTTACAGATAATGCCGATTCATTTAATGTGATCAATTCTATACTTCCTACCCATGTGCTGACCATTTCACATTATCCTGAAAAATTATTCTTAGACCTCAATACTGATGAAAAAAATAATTTAAAGGCCTTTGATCAAATTATCCTATTCCGAGTAAAAAAAGAGACGACAGAATATCTTTTTAAATCTTATCCCGATAAAAAAATTATTTTGATCGGACACGACCTCGATTTAACTTCGGAGATCCGCTCATCAAAGCAAGTTCATATTATGGGGGACACCCCTATCATGCACAGCCAGCTTTTTGATGCCCTGGATTTCCGTTCGAGCAAAAAGAAGGACTCCGCTTTAATATCTGTGGAATCGACAGAGCCATCAAAGACGACGGCATTTCCAAAAAACCAAGTGCTCTCGATTCTTGTGGTCGATGATGATGCCGGCAATCGCGAACTCTTAAGGGCTTATCTGGAATCCCCTAACTTCAAAGTCAGCTTTGCTAAAGATGGACAAGAAGCTTTCGAGCTTTTCCAAAATAATCTCACTGATGTTGTCATCGCCGACTTAAGAATGCCGATTATGAATGGCTTTGAACTCGCAGAGGCCATTCGCCATTACGAAAATAAAACGTCTCAGCGTACGCCGACACCCGTTATTCTGCTAACAGCAGATGCTCTTGAAAGCACCTCTAATGAAGCTAAAAAATATGCCATTCATGTGTTTTTAACTAAGCCTATCCGCCGAAGTAAATTGCTGAATGCTATTTATGACGTAACTCAAAATCGCAATACTTCGAACGCATGA
- a CDS encoding YqaA family protein, which yields MILKRKIQEKIKRTIAYLQRFMDRWWYSPIVGALALLDNLILIVPTDGILISSALLKPRQWLYLAISVSVGSTIGAFLLFHLVGVHGLPWILNLYPAIDESTAWILTERFFDQYGLILVFAVAATPVMQQPAIVLASLSQTSLFYFLLAVFFGRLMKYFIMAYIASHAPRLLSKMWGIRTEMEEVGIQVNAQIKHPTKESVPTNEPSPSDSSPKAQK from the coding sequence ATGATCTTAAAGCGCAAAATCCAAGAAAAAATTAAACGGACGATCGCTTACTTACAGCGATTTATGGATCGTTGGTGGTACAGTCCAATTGTTGGTGCATTAGCCCTATTAGACAATTTAATTTTGATTGTGCCCACGGATGGGATTTTAATCTCAAGCGCTCTTCTTAAACCACGTCAATGGCTCTATTTGGCTATTTCCGTATCTGTGGGCTCAACCATCGGCGCATTCCTTTTGTTCCATCTCGTCGGTGTACACGGACTACCTTGGATTCTAAACCTCTACCCTGCTATTGATGAAAGTACCGCATGGATTCTTACCGAAAGATTTTTTGATCAATATGGCCTTATCTTGGTATTTGCCGTTGCAGCAACTCCCGTCATGCAGCAACCAGCTATCGTTCTAGCGAGTCTTTCACAAACGTCTCTGTTTTATTTTTTATTGGCTGTCTTTTTTGGCCGTCTGATGAAGTATTTCATCATGGCTTATATCGCCTCACATGCCCCGCGACTCCTTTCAAAAATGTGGGGAATACGCACAGAAATGGAAGAGGTTGGAATCCAAGTCAATGCCCAGATTAAGCATCCCACGAAAGAATCTGTCCCTACGAACGAGCCTTCCCCATCTGATTCTTCACCTAAGGCACAAAAATAG